The proteins below come from a single Acidimicrobiia bacterium genomic window:
- the extP gene encoding selenite/tellurite reduction operon b-type cytochrome ExtP — MGDHLRNSQVWESIFRPGSPMRSDNSDTPRNRAYVVMNNVLYHLHPVKVKRHGVKVSYVLCLGGLSFFLFIVLTITGIFLMFYYRPTSPEAYFDLQALATDVAFGQLVRNMHRWGAHLMVLTVFLHMTRVFYHGAYKPPREFNWVVGIILLLLTLLLSFTGYLLPWDQLALWAVTVGSNMAAYVPVFGAQVSFTLIGGVQITADTLLRWYVLHVLFLPFIITIFMAVHFWRVRKDGGISGPL, encoded by the coding sequence ATGGGCGACCATCTTCGCAATTCCCAGGTGTGGGAGTCGATCTTCCGTCCCGGTTCGCCCATGCGTTCGGACAACAGCGACACGCCACGCAACCGCGCCTATGTCGTGATGAACAATGTGCTGTATCACCTGCATCCCGTGAAGGTGAAGCGCCACGGTGTCAAGGTGTCCTATGTGCTCTGCCTCGGGGGACTGAGTTTCTTCTTGTTCATTGTGCTGACGATCACCGGCATCTTCTTGATGTTCTACTACCGGCCAACCTCGCCTGAGGCGTACTTCGATCTCCAGGCACTCGCCACCGATGTCGCGTTCGGGCAGCTGGTGCGCAACATGCACCGATGGGGTGCGCACCTGATGGTGCTCACGGTGTTCCTCCACATGACGAGGGTGTTCTATCACGGCGCCTACAAGCCACCGCGTGAGTTCAACTGGGTCGTTGGCATCATCCTGTTGTTGTTGACCCTGCTGCTGTCGTTCACCGGGTATCTGCTCCCATGGGATCAGCTCGCTTTGTGGGCTGTGACCGTCGGTTCGAACATGGCGGCATATGTGCCCGTGTTCGGGGCGCAAGTCTCGTTCACCCTGATCGGTGGCGTCCAGATCACCGCCGATACCCTGCTGCGGTGGTATGTCCTGCATGTCTTGTTCCTCCCGTTCATCATCACCATCTTCATGGCCGTCCACTTCTGGCGGGTCCGCAAGGATGGCGGCATCTCCGGACCCCTCTAA